The Amycolatopsis sp. DG1A-15b genome window below encodes:
- a CDS encoding alpha/beta fold hydrolase, with protein MRLAHDDLGPKNGRPVLLVHGHPFDRSMWRPQAQHLAGSGYRVVTPDLRGYGESRTPGTKTGLDVFAGDLVELADHLELDRFVLGGLSMGGQIVMQLVADHPERVAALVLADTFSGLDTPEAKQARYDTADRISAEGMARYAEELLPKMISKQTRATRPDVEAHVLRMMRNAPAEGAAAALRGRAERPDYTPGLSDIAVPTLVVVGSEDEFTPVADAELIHRKTKAATLVVVEGAGHLPNLERETEFDEALSTFLNDSGATP; from the coding sequence ATGAGACTCGCGCACGACGACCTCGGCCCGAAGAACGGGCGACCGGTCCTCCTCGTCCACGGCCACCCCTTCGACCGCTCGATGTGGCGGCCCCAGGCCCAGCACCTGGCGGGCAGCGGCTACCGCGTCGTGACCCCCGACCTCCGCGGCTACGGCGAGTCCCGCACCCCAGGCACGAAGACCGGCCTCGACGTCTTCGCCGGAGACCTCGTCGAGCTGGCCGACCACCTGGAGCTGGACCGGTTCGTCCTCGGCGGCCTCTCCATGGGCGGCCAGATCGTCATGCAACTCGTGGCGGACCACCCCGAGCGCGTCGCCGCTCTCGTCCTGGCCGACACCTTCTCGGGCCTCGACACCCCCGAGGCCAAGCAGGCCCGCTACGACACCGCCGACCGGATCAGCGCGGAAGGCATGGCGCGCTACGCCGAGGAGCTCCTGCCCAAGATGATCTCGAAGCAGACCCGGGCGACCCGGCCGGACGTCGAGGCGCACGTCCTCAGGATGATGCGCAACGCCCCAGCGGAGGGAGCCGCGGCCGCGCTCAGGGGCCGCGCCGAGCGCCCCGACTACACGCCGGGACTGAGCGACATCGCCGTCCCCACCCTGGTCGTCGTCGGCAGCGAGGACGAGTTCACCCCCGTCGCCGACGCCGAGCTCATCCACCGGAAGACGAAGGCTGCCACCCTGGTGGTGGTCGAGGGCGCGGGCCACCTGCCTAATCTGGAGCGCGAGACCGAGTTCGACGAGGCACTCAGCACCTTCCTGAACGACAGCGGAGCGACCCCATGA
- a CDS encoding SDR family oxidoreductase, with translation MTQQTVFVTGASAGFGDAIARRFAAEGARVIAVARSEDKLEKLAGELGDAVLPVKLDVSDPEAVKSAVEGLPQSWREVDVLVNNAGLAKGLEPAHKADLRDWDEMIATNVRGLTHVTRALLPGMVERGRGHVINIGSIAGTYPYPGGNVYGATKAFVHQFSLNLRSDLHGTGVRVTTIEPGMVGGTDFSKVRFDGDQAKADKVYEGTTPLTAEDVAESVHWAASQPKHVNINVIELMPVVQSFSALQIYRES, from the coding sequence ATGACCCAGCAGACCGTGTTCGTGACCGGCGCGAGCGCCGGCTTCGGTGACGCCATCGCGCGCCGGTTCGCCGCCGAGGGCGCCCGCGTGATCGCCGTCGCCCGGAGCGAGGACAAGCTGGAAAAGCTGGCCGGCGAGCTCGGCGACGCCGTCCTGCCGGTGAAACTCGACGTCAGCGACCCCGAGGCGGTCAAAAGCGCCGTCGAAGGCCTCCCGCAGAGCTGGCGGGAGGTGGACGTCCTGGTCAACAACGCCGGCCTGGCCAAGGGCCTCGAGCCCGCCCACAAGGCGGACCTGCGGGACTGGGACGAGATGATCGCGACCAACGTCCGCGGCCTCACGCACGTCACGCGCGCGCTGCTCCCGGGCATGGTCGAGCGCGGCCGCGGGCACGTGATCAACATCGGCTCGATCGCCGGCACCTACCCCTACCCCGGCGGCAACGTCTACGGCGCGACCAAGGCGTTCGTCCACCAGTTCAGCCTCAACCTGCGCAGCGACCTGCACGGCACCGGCGTGCGCGTCACCACCATCGAGCCGGGCATGGTCGGTGGCACGGACTTCTCGAAGGTCCGCTTCGACGGCGACCAGGCCAAGGCCGACAAGGTCTACGAAGGCACGACCCCGCTGACCGCTGAGGACGTCGCCGAGTCCGTCCACTGGGCCGCGAGCCAGCCGAAGCACGTGAACATCAACGTCATCGAGCTGATGCCGGTGGTCCAGAGCTTCTCGGCGCTGCAGATCTACCGGGAGTCCTGA